The following nucleotide sequence is from Microbacterium arborescens.
CGTCCTGCCGCGCGCAGCCCCTCGTGCACGGCGTTCCGCAGAGCAGCCGGCGCGAGACGGTGGACCTGCCAGAAGCCCCCCGCGTCGACCCGGAACTCGCGGTCGCCGACCCGCTCGATCACCGTCTCGCGCAGAGCCGGGTCCACGACCGGGCGGGGGCCGCCCCGACCACGACGGCGGGGGGTCTCGGGCCGCGGCAGCGCGCGCACCCGCCCATCGGAGGGCTGCACCAGGTCGAGACGACCGGGAGCCGCCGAGCGGCCGCGCGACACCGCGTCAGCGATCGCGGGCGTCGCCAGGGGCAGCTCGTCGACCTCGACGACGCGATGCGATCGGGCCGCGAAAGGACCGATGCGCCCCTCGTCGTCGACGTGGAGGCTGACGCGCGTGCGCCATCCGGTGCCGTCGGCGGTCTCGTCGGCACCCGCGGCGGCCACCACGACGTCGCTGTCGACACCGCCGAAGCGCTGCAGGGCGTCGCGCAGGACCCGCTGCTTGAGCTCGCGCTGGTGCGTGAGCTCGATGTGGCCGAAGTCCGCCCCGCCGGGCCGGTTCTCCGGTGCGGTGCCGATGTCGGCCGGCGCCCAGACATGGGACCTCCGGTGCGGCGACGCCTCGAGCACCTCGAGAGCTTCGGCCCGCCAGAACGAGGACTTCGCGGTGTCGGTCAGCCGTGCCCGCACCCTTTCTCCGGGGATCGCGTCGGGGACGAACACGACGCGCCCCTCGTGACGGGCGACGAAGACGCCGCCATGGGCGACGTCGGTGACGTCGAGATCGAGAAGGTCGCCGGACTGCATCCCACGATGCTCGCACACACGCGCCCACGGGTAGCGTGAACGGCATGCGCGTGTGCCTCGCCTCGACCTCCCCCGCCCGACTCATGCTGCTGCGACAGGCCGGCATCGAACCGTCGACACGTGCGCCCGAGGTCGACGAGGAGGCTGTCGTCGCCGCGCTCGAATCAGCGGAGGGCCGGGTTCTGCCGCCCGAGGAGCACGTTCTGCTGCTCGCGCGGCGCAAGGCCGCCGACGTCGTCGCGGCTCTCCTGCGCGACGAGCCCGAGTTCGACGGCATCGTCATCGGCGGTGACTCGATGTTCGCCTTCGACGGCGAGGTGCTCGGCAAGCCCCTGCTCCCGACGGTCGCGACCGAGCGGTGGGAGCGGATGCGCGGGGGCACCGGCATCCTCCACTCCGGTCACTCCGTGTTCCGGGTTCGTCCGGGCGCCGCTCCGCGTGAGGCTCACGCGGTCGCCGAGGCCGCGGTGACCTTCGCCGACGACATCTCCGCGGACGAGATCGCGGCTTACGTCGCCACCGGCGAGCCGTTGCAGGTCGCGGGCGCCTTCACCGTCGACAGTCTCGGCGGCGCCTTCATCACGCGGGTCGAGGGCGATCCCTCGACCGTGGTGGGGATGTCGCTGTCGACGCTGCGCCGCCTCGTCGGCGAGCTCGATGTGGCCTGGCCAGACCTGTGGACCACGCCCCGCGCGTCGTGACCGAGACGCCACGTTGGTAGGCATCCGCCCACGTTCAGTCGATCACTTTGTGCGAGTGATCCAAAAGAGGAGCGCCTGGGCTCGCTAGGCTGGCATTCATGCCTGAGATCGCCAAGGTCCTGATCGCGAACCGCGGCGAGATCGCCGTCCGAATCGTGCGCGCCGCCCGAGACAGTGGGAAGGCGTCGGTCGCCGTCTACGCCGACCAGGATCGCGATGCGCTCCACGCTCGCCTCGCCGACGAGGCGTACGCCCTCGAGGGATCCACGAGTGCCGAGACCTACCTCTCCATCGAGAAGATCCTCTCCGTCGCCCGCCGCTCCGGTGCCGACGCCGTGCACCCCGGCTACGGCTTCCTCGCCGAGAACGCCGAGTTCGCGCGTGCCGTCATCGGCGCCGGCCTCACCTGGATCGGCCCGACACCCGAAGCCATCGAGGCTCTCGGCGACAAGGTGACCGCGCGCCACGTGGCCGAGAAGGTGGGCGCTCCCCTCGCCCCGGGCACTCCGGGGCCGGTGGGCGGCGCCGACGAGGTCATCGCCTTCGCGAACGAGTACGGTCTGCCGATCGCCATCAAAGCCGCCTACGGCGGCGGCGGGCGGGGGCTCAAGGTCGCGCGCGAGCTCGACGAGGTCGCCGAGCTCTTCGAGTCGGCCACCCGCGAGGCCATCGCGTCGTTCGGTCGCGGCGAGTGCTTCGTCGAGAAGTACCTCGACAAGCCGCGCCACGTCGAGACCCAGTGCCTCGCCGACGCGGCCGGCAACGTCGTCGTCGTCTCCACGCGCGACTGCTCGCTGCAGCGACGCCACCAGAAGCTCGTCGAAGAGGCACCCGCCCCCTTCCTCACCGCCGAGCAGAACGACATCCTCTACTCCGCCTCGAAGGCCATCCTGCGCGAGGTCGGCTACGTCGGCGCGGGAACCTGCGAGTTCCTCATCGGCGCCGACGGCACGATCTCGTTCCTCGAGGTCAACACCCGACTGCAGGTCGAGCACCCGGTGTCCGAAGAGGTCACCGGCATCGACCTCGTCCGCGAGCAGTTCCGCATCGCCGAAGGCGGCACGCTCGACTACGACGACCCGGCCCCCGTCGGGCACTCCATCGAGTTCCGCATCAACGGCGAGGACCCCGGGCGCAACTTCCTGCCCCAGCCCGGCCGCATCCACGTCTTCAAGACGTTCGGCGGCCCCGGCATCCGTCTCGACTCCGGCGTGACCGCGGGCGACTCGGTCTCGGGCGCGTTCGACTCGATGCTCGGCAAGATCATCGTCACCGGGCGCACCCGCGAGGAAGCCCTCGAGCGCTCGCGACGCGCGCTCGACGAGTTCGAGGTCGCCGGCATGCCGACGGTCCTGCCGTTCCACCGCCGCGTCGTGCGCGAGCCCGCCTTCACGGCGGAGGACGGCACGTTCGGCGTCTTCACCCGCTGGATCGAGACCGAGTTCGTCAACGACATCCCTGCATGGGACGGCGAGTCGGAGGCTCCCGCGCAGCCGAGCGGCCGCCACACCGTGGTCGTCGAGGTCTCGGGCAAGCGGCTCGAGGTCAGCCTTCCCGACCGTGTCGCCACACCGCCGGTCGCCGTGGGGCGCCCCGCTCAGGTGCCCCCGTCGCGCCGCTCCCACGCCGCGAGTGCGAGCGCCGCGGCATCCGGAGACGCCGTGAAGTCGCCCATGCAGGCGACCGTCGTCAAGGTCGCGGTCGAGGCCGGTCAGCAGGTCGTCAAGGGCGACCTCGTGGTCGTGCTCGAGGCGATGAAGATGGAGCAGCCCATTCAGGCGCACAAGGACGGCGTCGTCGGCGCCATCGATGCGACCCCGGGCACCACGGTCGGCGCGGGCCACCCCCTGCTCACCATCTCGTGACGGGAGCGGGGCCATGCCGCATCGTTCACGTGTCATCACCGTCTGCTCGTTGGGGCTCGTGCTCGGGTTGAGCGCCTGCGCTCCCACCACCGTGGATCTCGCGGCGGCGGATGCGTGGCTCGCCTCGGTGGCCGCTGAACGCGCGGATGCGGACCTCGGGGTCGGCATCGCGAGCGGGAACACGAGCCCCGTCGGAGACAGGACCGATGCCGCCGCCGGCGTCACCCTGACGCTCGGCGACCCCAGCCCGGTGGCCGCGGTCGAGGTGCGCTGCTTCGGCGGGCACACCGCGACCGTCTTCGTCGAAGCAGCCACCGCGACCGGCTCGCGTGCCCTGCAGTCCGATATCGCCTGCGACGAGCAGCCGCACCGGCTCGACCTCGCCGATGCCGGCCGGACGACCGCGGTCACCGTCGACGTCGCCGCAGACCCCGAGACCCGGTTCTACGCCGAGGTCGACTGACCTACCCGCGTCCTGCGCCGCGCGAACGTCGGAGAATGTCGCGAACAGCGGAACCGTTCGCTCGTACCGCTCCGACCTTCGCGCGATTCTCCGACGTTGGTACGTCGGCGCCGCTCAGGACAGCGGATCCTCGTCGCGCTGGACGAGGTGCATCGCGCGAGCGGCATCGGTGATGCTGCCCGTCAGCGAGGGGTACACCGCGAAGACGCGCGAGACCTGGTCGACGGTGAGACGGCGCTCGACGGCGATCGCGATCGGATAGATGAGCTCGGATGCACGGGGGGCCACGATGACGCCGCCGATGACGGTGCCCGAGCCCTCACGCGCGATGATCTTCACGAAGCCGTCCTTGACGCCCATCATCTTCGCGCGCGGGTTCGCGGCGAGCGGGAGCTTGTGGACGTAGCCGTTGACGAGGCCCGACTCGACGTCCTTCTGCTGCTGACCCACCGTCGCGATCTCGGGAGCGGTGAAGATGTTCGCGGTGATGCGGCGACGATCGAGCGGGATGACGGTGTCGCCGAGCGCGTGGAAGACGGCCTGGCGCCCCTGCATCGCGGCCACCGAGGCGAGCGGCACGAAGGTGGTGCAGTCGCCGGCGGCGTAGATGTTCGGCACGGAGGTGCGCGCGACGCGGTTGACCTGGATGTGACCGGAGTCGGTGAGCTGGACGCCCGCCTCCTCGAGCCCGATGCCAGCGGTGTTGGGGATCGAGCCGACCGCCATGAGGCAGTGGCTCCCCTCGACCGTGCGACCGTCCGAGAGCGTCGCGACGACGCCGTTCTCGGTGCGCTCCACTCGTTCGGCACGGGACTTCGACAGCACCGTCATCCCGCCGCGCTTGAAGACCTTCTCGATGACGGCGGCCGCGTCGACGTCTTCGCCCGGGAGCACCTGGTCGCGGCTGGAGATCAGCGTGACCTTCGCGCCGAGGTTCATGTACGCCGACGCGAACTCCGCGCCGGTGACGCCGGAGCCCACGACGATGAGGTGCTCGGGCAGGGACTTCATGTCGTAGAGCTGCGTCCACGTCAGGATGCGTTCGCCGTCGGGCTTCGCGCTCGGCAGCTCGCGCGGCGAGGCGCCCACCGAGACGACCAGGGTGTCGGCTTCGACGCGGTCGAAGTCCGTGCCCCCGGGGCCGGTCGCCGCGATGAGGGCGTGCGTGCCGTCGAGGCGGCCGTGACCGGAGATGATGCGCACGCCGGCCTCGACGAGCTGCGCGCGCATGTCGTCGGACTGCTGGCGAGCGAGGGAAAGCAGTCGGCGGTTGACCGCCGCGAGGTTGATCGCGACCTCCGGCTTGAGCGGCGTGCCGGAATCGGACCGCGCGAACAGCTGCACCCCCAGATCGGATGCCCCGCTGATGGCGACGGCCGCATCAGCCGTGGCGATGAGCGACTTCGAGGGGACGACGTCGGTGATGACCGCGGAGCCGCCCACGCCGGCGCGTTCGACCAGCGTCACCTCCGCGCCCTGCTGGGCGGCGGCGAGGGCCGCCTCGTATCCGCCGGGGCCGCCACCGAGGACGGCGACGCTTTGGGTGCGCTCGAAGCTGAGAGGCGACATGGTCTCCATTCTTCCTCAGCCGCGGAGGCCATCGCGCACGCCTGCGTCGGAGCGGTCGCGCGTCTTAGAGTGGGGGGATGCTTGACTCCTCCGTGCACCCGCTCGACGATCCCGCGGTCGACCCGCTCGATGTGGCCCGCGAGGCCGCGGCCGACATCGCCCGTATCAGCGGCGTCGAGCGCCACGACATCGCGCTCACCCTCGGCAGCGGGTGGGGTCGTGCGGCCGAGCTGATCGGTGAGACCACGGCGACCATTCCCGCCACCGACGTCACCGGATTCAGCAAGCCCGCGCTCGAGGGGCACGTCGGCACGCTTCGCAGCATCCTGACCCCCGAGGGCAAACGCATCCTCGTCATCGGCGCGCGCACCCACTACTACGAAGGTCACGGCGTCCGCCGGGTCGTTCACAGCGTGCGCACGGCCGCGGCCACGGGCGCGAAGATCATGGTGCTGACCAACGGCGCCGGCGGCATCAAGCCGACGTGGCGCCCCGGCCAGCCCGTGCTGATCAGCGACCACCTGAACCTCACCGCCGACTCGCCGCTCGAGGGCGCGACCTTCGTCGACCTGACCGACCTGTATTCCTCGCGGCTGCGCGACATCGCCCGCTCGATCGACCCGACGCTCGACGAGGGCGTGTACACGCAGTTCCGCGGCCCGCACTACGAGACGCCGGCCGAGGTCCGGATGGCTCGCACGCTCGGCGGCGACATCGTGGGCATGTC
It contains:
- a CDS encoding NAD(P)H-quinone dehydrogenase: METMSPLSFERTQSVAVLGGGPGGYEAALAAAQQGAEVTLVERAGVGGSAVITDVVPSKSLIATADAAVAISGASDLGVQLFARSDSGTPLKPEVAINLAAVNRRLLSLARQQSDDMRAQLVEAGVRIISGHGRLDGTHALIAATGPGGTDFDRVEADTLVVSVGASPRELPSAKPDGERILTWTQLYDMKSLPEHLIVVGSGVTGAEFASAYMNLGAKVTLISSRDQVLPGEDVDAAAVIEKVFKRGGMTVLSKSRAERVERTENGVVATLSDGRTVEGSHCLMAVGSIPNTAGIGLEEAGVQLTDSGHIQVNRVARTSVPNIYAAGDCTTFVPLASVAAMQGRQAVFHALGDTVIPLDRRRITANIFTAPEIATVGQQQKDVESGLVNGYVHKLPLAANPRAKMMGVKDGFVKIIAREGSGTVIGGVIVAPRASELIYPIAIAVERRLTVDQVSRVFAVYPSLTGSITDAARAMHLVQRDEDPLS
- a CDS encoding Maf family protein, with the translated sequence MRVCLASTSPARLMLLRQAGIEPSTRAPEVDEEAVVAALESAEGRVLPPEEHVLLLARRKAADVVAALLRDEPEFDGIVIGGDSMFAFDGEVLGKPLLPTVATERWERMRGGTGILHSGHSVFRVRPGAAPREAHAVAEAAVTFADDISADEIAAYVATGEPLQVAGAFTVDSLGGAFITRVEGDPSTVVGMSLSTLRRLVGELDVAWPDLWTTPRAS
- a CDS encoding purine-nucleoside phosphorylase is translated as MLDSSVHPLDDPAVDPLDVAREAAADIARISGVERHDIALTLGSGWGRAAELIGETTATIPATDVTGFSKPALEGHVGTLRSILTPEGKRILVIGARTHYYEGHGVRRVVHSVRTAAATGAKIMVLTNGAGGIKPTWRPGQPVLISDHLNLTADSPLEGATFVDLTDLYSSRLRDIARSIDPTLDEGVYTQFRGPHYETPAEVRMARTLGGDIVGMSTALEAIAAREAGMEILGFSLITNLAAGIQESPLSHAEVIEAGREAEPVISALLARVIEAL
- a CDS encoding acetyl/propionyl/methylcrotonyl-CoA carboxylase subunit alpha; the protein is MPEIAKVLIANRGEIAVRIVRAARDSGKASVAVYADQDRDALHARLADEAYALEGSTSAETYLSIEKILSVARRSGADAVHPGYGFLAENAEFARAVIGAGLTWIGPTPEAIEALGDKVTARHVAEKVGAPLAPGTPGPVGGADEVIAFANEYGLPIAIKAAYGGGGRGLKVARELDEVAELFESATREAIASFGRGECFVEKYLDKPRHVETQCLADAAGNVVVVSTRDCSLQRRHQKLVEEAPAPFLTAEQNDILYSASKAILREVGYVGAGTCEFLIGADGTISFLEVNTRLQVEHPVSEEVTGIDLVREQFRIAEGGTLDYDDPAPVGHSIEFRINGEDPGRNFLPQPGRIHVFKTFGGPGIRLDSGVTAGDSVSGAFDSMLGKIIVTGRTREEALERSRRALDEFEVAGMPTVLPFHRRVVREPAFTAEDGTFGVFTRWIETEFVNDIPAWDGESEAPAQPSGRHTVVVEVSGKRLEVSLPDRVATPPVAVGRPAQVPPSRRSHAASASAAASGDAVKSPMQATVVKVAVEAGQQVVKGDLVVVLEAMKMEQPIQAHKDGVVGAIDATPGTTVGAGHPLLTIS
- a CDS encoding class I SAM-dependent RNA methyltransferase, with product MQSGDLLDLDVTDVAHGGVFVARHEGRVVFVPDAIPGERVRARLTDTAKSSFWRAEALEVLEASPHRRSHVWAPADIGTAPENRPGGADFGHIELTHQRELKQRVLRDALQRFGGVDSDVVVAAAGADETADGTGWRTRVSLHVDDEGRIGPFAARSHRVVEVDELPLATPAIADAVSRGRSAAPGRLDLVQPSDGRVRALPRPETPRRRGRGGPRPVVDPALRETVIERVGDREFRVDAGGFWQVHRLAPAALRNAVHEGLRAAGRDAVDPEAWHLDLYGGVGLLAAAVAELGGPATRITSVESDPRATDHAGENLAEWVGARAETGRVDRWLAQTEQAASSAERARMRAGVTLLDPPRAGAGREVVDSLLRLRPATLVYVACDPVALARDLGMLRAGGYAPVSLQGLDLFPNSHHVEAVAVLTDEGPLS